One Rhododendron vialii isolate Sample 1 chromosome 2a, ASM3025357v1 genomic region harbors:
- the LOC131317316 gene encoding uncharacterized protein LOC131317316, which produces MPPACLALIYFDKEEMGMNVGRVGVPLIQSWTTNLIMERIAKEENLDLVDPISGQFPEPRLLHPEAQKAFHTLKKSFLEQLQNIIIMDAALMGQGSETTTQKIHEKGKDVSEMDSPDFDDGCHKFPSTSTSTLNKAGKGIPTDEMDEDRISCFENVENARDMPLYTPEHMMEEVVHTSIMEKCGSQTGVTIDQHKEVQLEQEVVVENQGKGDVQGEEVQVQVLVDEGVVQEHALTRPSKKRGNMTVKASKVIRTPYVAESEVKDSKFTKEESELIEYVMKPARKKEDMADVVSMDGMTFKPSRTDLRNVFKERGRMSNLVMDNMIVWLMKEEKERSPKKYGVSIPRRHMFSSTFVENLRNIRTLKKQNVLTDRVDPNILGYDVAMCNLLFLPILLATANHWFSVVINLVDKRIDILDSMKLKSEEKTLATADVVSALFTILKRTRPMDYPWKNWIIHHPDVPQQNNIFDCGFYTLRFMEHWTGGRMNTRELEGNMGIDMRMRLLVRFILSPHNNRRDDVLQKCR; this is translated from the exons ATGCCCCCGGCGTGTCTGGCT CTTATATACTTTGACAAAGAAGAGATGGGAATGAATGTTGGTAGGGTTGGTGTTCCATTGATTCAGTCTTGGACGACGAATCTTATAATGGAACGAATTGCGAAAGAGGAGAATTTGGACTTGGTAGATCCCATTTCCGGCCAATTTCCCGAGCCTCGTTTACTGCATCCG GAGGCGCAAAAGGCTTTTCATACCTTGAAGAAATCTTTTCTTGAACAGCTGCAAAATATCATCATCATGGACGCTGCCTTGATGGGTCAAGGTTCTGAAACAACAACccaaaaaattcatgaaaaagGGAAGGATGTGAGCGAGATGGACAGTCCTGATTTCGATGATGGTTGTCACAAATTTCCATCAACTTCCACTTCTACTCTGAATAAGGCAGGGAAAGGCATTCCCACGGATGAAATGGATGAGGATAGGATTAGctgttttgaaaatgttgagaaTGCTCGTGACATGCCGTTGTACACGCCAGAGCACATGATGGAGGAAGTTGTACACACCTCCATTATGGAAAAATGTGGAAGTCAGACGGGTGTCACAATTGACCAACACAAAGAAGTACAACTGGAACAGGAAGTCGTTGTGGAAAACCAAGGGAAAGGTGACGTACAAGGTGAAGAAGTTCAAGTTCAAGTACTGGTGGATGAAGGAGTTGTACAAGAACACGCTTTGACTCGACCATCAAAGAAACGGGGTAATATGACAGTCAAAGCAAGTAAAGTTATAAGGACCCCGTATGTGGCAGAATCGGAGGTGAAAGATTCGAAgttcacaaaagaagaaagtgaATTGATTGAATATGTTATGAAACCAGCTCGGAAAAAAGAAGATAT GGCAGATGTTGTTAGTATGGATGGCATGACATTCAAACCATCGCGAACTGATTTACGGAATGTCTTCAAAGAAAGGGGTCGGATGTCGAATTTG GTCATGGATAACATGATTGTTTGGTTGatgaaagaggaaaaagagaggtCTCCAAAAAAATACGGAGTCTCCATTCCGAGACGGCACATGTTCTCAAGCACATTTGTG GAAAATTTGCGAAATATAAGAACATTAAAGAAGCAGAATGTGTTGACCGACAGAGTTGATCCAAATATTCTTGGATATGATGTCGCGATGTGCAATTTG CTGTTTCTGCCGATTTTGTTGGCGACAGCTAACCATTGGTTTTCTGTTGTTATAAACCTTGTTGACAAGCGTATTGATATCCTTGATTCCATGAAGctaaaaagtgaagaaaagaCCTTAGCTACTGCGGATGTG GTATCGGCGCTGTTTACTATTTTGAAGCGGACAAGGCCCATGGATTACCCATGGAAGAATTGGATTATCCACCACCCAGATGTCCCACAACAAAATAACAT ATTCGATTGTGGGTTTTATACCTTAAGGTTTATGGAGCACTGGACTGGGGGAAGGATGAATACACGCGAACTAGAG GGTAACATGGGTATTGATATGCGAATGAGGCTACTCGTACGATTTATATTATCCCCGCACAACAACAGGCGAGATGATGTACTGCAGAAGTGCAGATAA